The proteins below come from a single Dermatophilaceae bacterium Soc4.6 genomic window:
- a CDS encoding RNA methyltransferase gives MSTYDDLVITSAANPRLRALVALRRRRTREETGTTLVEGHEELTLALDAGVVPREAYVCPELFSPAGMAGSQDIGRQDDLVARLRSAGTEVVHLGRAAFEKVAYREGPDGLLAVVDAVGQPVRALSVGRSDLVLVAQGVEKPGNLGAMLRTADAAGCQAVVAADPVTDWGNPNVVRASKGTVFSVPLGAGSTRETLDWLQGNGIRLVVTTPETSTLHTDISYRGRVAIAVGSEKHGIDETLLAAADERVRIPMHGQANSLNVSVSAAVVLYEAVRQRSSRQPRSIPG, from the coding sequence GTGAGCACCTACGACGACCTCGTCATCACGTCTGCGGCCAACCCCCGCCTCCGCGCGCTGGTCGCCCTCCGGCGGCGGCGCACCCGTGAGGAGACCGGCACGACCCTCGTCGAGGGCCACGAGGAGCTGACCCTCGCGCTCGACGCGGGCGTCGTCCCCCGTGAGGCCTACGTATGCCCTGAGCTCTTCAGCCCGGCCGGGATGGCGGGCTCGCAGGACATCGGTCGTCAGGACGACCTGGTCGCGCGGCTGCGCTCGGCGGGCACCGAGGTGGTGCACCTCGGTCGTGCCGCGTTCGAGAAGGTCGCCTACCGCGAGGGGCCTGACGGGCTGCTCGCGGTCGTCGACGCCGTGGGTCAGCCGGTGCGAGCGCTCAGCGTGGGCCGCAGCGACCTCGTGCTGGTCGCGCAGGGGGTCGAGAAACCCGGTAACCTCGGCGCGATGCTGCGCACGGCCGACGCCGCCGGGTGCCAGGCGGTCGTCGCGGCCGATCCGGTGACCGACTGGGGCAACCCCAATGTGGTGCGGGCCAGCAAGGGGACGGTCTTCTCGGTGCCGCTGGGCGCCGGGTCGACCCGCGAGACGCTCGACTGGTTGCAGGGCAACGGCATCAGGCTGGTCGTGACCACCCCTGAGACGAGCACCCTGCACACCGACATCAGCTACCGCGGGCGCGTGGCCATCGCTGTCGGCTCGGAGAAGCACGGCATCGACGAGACCCTGCTGGCCGCCGCTGACGAGCGGGTGCGCATCCCGATGCACGGCCAGGCGAACTCGCTCAACGTCTCGGTCTCGGCGGCGGTCGTCCTCTACGAGGCGGTGCGTCAGCGATCGTCGCGTCAGCCGCGGAGCATCCCGGGGTAG
- a CDS encoding DinB family protein gives MSEPASPQPVSPVPDDKDWTWTLSRVCPECHYDAATVVRSAVPSLVRDAMSRFPDALRHPEATRRPTPATWSPLEYACHVRDVCRVFAQRVDLMREQDAPVFANWDQDATALEERYWEQDPAVVAEQVDEATDLAAAAFARVRGDEWERRGLRSNGSEFTVDSLARYFLHDLYHHVADLQQP, from the coding sequence GTGAGCGAGCCCGCGTCCCCCCAGCCCGTCTCCCCCGTGCCCGACGACAAGGACTGGACCTGGACGCTGTCGCGGGTCTGCCCCGAGTGCCACTACGACGCGGCCACGGTCGTGCGCTCGGCCGTGCCATCGCTGGTGCGTGACGCGATGTCGCGCTTCCCCGATGCGCTGCGCCACCCGGAGGCGACCCGCCGCCCGACGCCGGCGACGTGGTCGCCGCTGGAGTACGCCTGCCACGTGCGCGACGTGTGCCGCGTCTTCGCCCAGCGGGTCGACCTCATGCGCGAGCAGGACGCGCCGGTCTTCGCCAACTGGGACCAGGACGCGACCGCCCTCGAGGAGCGCTACTGGGAGCAGGACCCTGCGGTCGTGGCCGAGCAGGTCGACGAGGCCACCGACCTCGCAGCCGCTGCCTTCGCGCGGGTGCGTGGCGACGAGTGGGAGCGGCGAGGTCTGCGCAGCAACGGGTCGGAGTTCACCGTCGACTCGCTGGCGCGCTACTTCCTGCACGACCTCTACCACCACGTCGCGGACCTCCAGCAGCCCTGA
- a CDS encoding ABC transporter permease, producing the protein MSTSTSDTSEQLRDQQQRAHEQHGAQEQAPAGGGARERGGDDDRSPIWIVVAGREIVVRLTDKNFIVSTLVTLALLAGSFGLQAVVGGGSNAQSVVVTGPGAHDVLTQVEQLVGQRQLPLEITVADRADAAAVDASVQDESADVGLVHDGTTWRLVSREAPDAALAALVRESVQQRTLTANAAAAGTTVTALTAGSQVDDRLLKPAQDTTTRYAVSFAFAFLFYLASLLFGMAIASSVVEEKQSRVIEILVAAVPVRQLLLGKVAGTTALAMVQMVLFVGVGLVGVSFTDYRTILPSLAAASGWFLVFFLVDFAALACLWAAAGALATRNEDLQSTTPALTTVLVATLFLGLVAQGTVQVVASYVPIVSTIAMPLRLFAGTASWWEAVLSLGLTCAFAFGAVLLGERLYSRSLLQTQRRLSVREALRVAG; encoded by the coding sequence ATGAGCACATCCACGAGTGACACGAGCGAGCAGCTGCGCGACCAGCAGCAGCGAGCGCACGAGCAACACGGCGCGCAGGAGCAGGCGCCGGCCGGCGGTGGCGCCCGTGAGCGAGGTGGTGACGACGACCGCAGCCCGATCTGGATCGTCGTCGCCGGTCGCGAGATCGTCGTCCGGCTGACCGACAAGAACTTCATCGTCTCGACGCTGGTCACCCTGGCCCTGCTGGCCGGGTCGTTCGGCCTGCAGGCGGTCGTGGGTGGAGGGAGCAACGCCCAGAGCGTCGTGGTGACCGGGCCCGGGGCCCACGACGTCCTGACCCAGGTCGAGCAGCTGGTCGGGCAGCGGCAGCTGCCGCTCGAGATCACGGTCGCCGACCGCGCCGACGCTGCGGCGGTCGACGCCTCCGTGCAGGACGAGTCGGCCGACGTCGGTCTGGTCCACGACGGCACGACCTGGCGACTGGTCTCGCGCGAGGCGCCCGACGCCGCGCTCGCGGCGCTCGTGCGCGAGAGCGTGCAGCAGCGCACCCTCACCGCGAACGCGGCTGCGGCCGGCACCACGGTCACGGCCCTGACGGCCGGCAGCCAGGTCGACGACCGCCTGCTGAAGCCAGCCCAGGACACGACCACGCGGTATGCCGTGTCCTTCGCCTTCGCCTTCCTCTTCTACCTCGCGTCGCTGCTCTTCGGGATGGCGATCGCCTCGAGCGTCGTCGAGGAGAAGCAGTCGAGGGTGATCGAGATCCTCGTCGCGGCGGTGCCCGTGCGGCAGCTGCTGCTGGGCAAGGTCGCAGGCACCACGGCCCTGGCCATGGTGCAGATGGTGCTCTTCGTCGGCGTCGGCCTCGTCGGGGTGAGCTTCACCGACTACCGCACGATCCTGCCGTCGCTCGCGGCTGCCTCGGGCTGGTTCCTGGTCTTCTTCCTGGTCGACTTCGCCGCGCTGGCGTGCCTCTGGGCGGCGGCCGGGGCGCTGGCCACCCGCAACGAGGACCTGCAGTCGACGACGCCGGCGCTGACGACGGTGCTGGTCGCCACCCTGTTCCTCGGTCTCGTGGCGCAGGGCACGGTGCAGGTCGTGGCGTCGTACGTGCCCATCGTGTCGACGATCGCGATGCCGCTGCGGCTCTTCGCCGGCACGGCGTCGTGGTGGGAGGCCGTGCTGTCGCTGGGGCTGACCTGCGCCTTCGCGTTCGGCGCCGTGCTGCTCGGTGAGCGGCTCTACTCGCGCTCGCTCCTGCAGACCCAGCGGCGGCTGTCGGTCCGAGAGGCGCTGCGCGTCGCGGGCTGA
- the eda gene encoding bifunctional 4-hydroxy-2-oxoglutarate aldolase/2-dehydro-3-deoxy-phosphogluconate aldolase: MTGSTAASTPVIRSGADVLAVSPVIPVVVVESVDQAVPLALALLRGGVGVIEITLRSEAGLEAIRAVAAEVPQMVVGAGTVLTAEHALAVTEAGASFIVTPGSPPRLLDAVLETGVPLLCGSGTLTEMLTLAERGLDAMKFFPAEASGGIPYLSSVHGPCPTLRFCPTGGISLANAAAYLALPNVGCVGGSWLTPKDAVAVGDWDRIEALATEAAALRV, from the coding sequence ATGACCGGTTCGACTGCCGCATCCACCCCCGTGATCCGCTCCGGCGCCGACGTGCTCGCGGTCTCGCCGGTGATCCCCGTCGTCGTCGTCGAGTCGGTCGACCAGGCGGTGCCGCTCGCCCTCGCGCTGCTGCGCGGTGGGGTCGGGGTCATCGAGATCACCCTGCGCAGCGAGGCCGGGCTCGAGGCCATCCGCGCGGTCGCCGCCGAGGTGCCGCAGATGGTCGTCGGCGCGGGCACCGTGCTGACCGCGGAGCACGCGCTCGCCGTCACGGAGGCGGGCGCCTCCTTCATCGTCACCCCCGGGTCGCCGCCGCGGCTGCTCGACGCGGTGCTCGAGACCGGCGTGCCGCTGCTCTGCGGGTCGGGCACGCTCACCGAGATGCTGACCCTCGCCGAGCGCGGGCTCGACGCGATGAAGTTCTTCCCCGCCGAGGCCAGCGGCGGCATCCCCTACCTCAGCTCGGTCCACGGCCCCTGCCCGACCCTGCGCTTCTGCCCCACCGGCGGCATCTCGCTGGCCAACGCCGCGGCCTACCTCGCCCTGCCCAACGTCGGCTGCGTCGGCGGGTCGTGGCTGACCCCGAAGGACGCCGTCGCCGTCGGCGACTGGGACCGCATCGAGGCGCTCGCGACCGAGGCGGCCGCGCTGCGGGTCTGA
- the edd gene encoding phosphogluconate dehydratase: MAPVTIPPLHPVLAEVTARVTARSRASRTAYLRRVGAAALEKGLRPARTDLGCSNLAHAVAACGGSDRALMSSTSGVSIGIVTAYNDMLSAHAPYETYPQAIKAAARDLGAVARVAGGVPAMCDGITQGRAGMELSLFSRDVIAMSTAIALSHDVFDAALMLGVCDKIVPGLVVGALTFGHLPTAFVPAGPMASGRSNGEKQEVRKRFAAGEAGEDELLESEIASYHSPGTCTFYGTANSNQLLMDVMGLHLPGAAFVHPDEPLRAALTAEATRRVSEIAGGDRCYGIGQVIDEKAVVNGVVALLATGGSTNHTMHLITMAAAAGVALTWDDFDALSAVVPLVARIYPNGSADINHFHAAGGTPYLVGTLLDAGLLHDDVTTLMGPGLAAYRSRPVLGADGALGWEPVTTSGDLDVLRPASDPFAPDGGLRMLRGSLGCAVVKTSSLSPEHRVVEAPARIFSDQVGFLQAFSRRELDRDVVVVIREQGPSANGMPELHSLTPSLQVLQRQGHAVALVTDGRMSGASGSIPAAIHVTPESTHGGPISKVRDGDVIRLDTLAGTLEVLLPAAELDAREPARLEHHDVWGTGRELFSALRAAVGRADQGAHVFGAPGGTGFDQPPADHHTPDGAPHTTELEEMAE, from the coding sequence ATGGCTCCCGTCACGATCCCTCCCCTCCATCCCGTGCTCGCCGAGGTCACCGCCCGGGTGACCGCCCGCAGCCGGGCCAGCCGCACGGCCTACCTGCGCCGCGTCGGCGCCGCGGCCCTCGAGAAGGGCCTGCGCCCTGCGCGCACCGACCTCGGCTGCTCCAACCTCGCGCACGCCGTCGCCGCGTGCGGGGGCAGCGACCGGGCCCTGATGTCCAGCACGAGCGGCGTCTCGATCGGCATCGTCACCGCCTACAACGACATGCTCAGCGCGCACGCGCCCTACGAGACCTACCCCCAGGCCATCAAGGCGGCGGCCCGCGACCTCGGCGCGGTCGCCCGCGTCGCGGGCGGGGTGCCCGCCATGTGCGACGGCATCACCCAGGGCCGAGCCGGTATGGAGCTCAGCCTCTTCAGCCGCGACGTCATCGCCATGTCGACGGCGATCGCGCTGTCGCACGACGTCTTCGATGCCGCGCTCATGCTCGGCGTCTGCGACAAGATCGTGCCCGGGCTCGTCGTCGGCGCCCTGACCTTCGGGCACCTGCCTACGGCGTTCGTGCCCGCGGGGCCGATGGCCAGCGGTCGCAGCAACGGAGAGAAGCAGGAGGTGCGCAAGCGCTTCGCGGCGGGCGAGGCCGGTGAGGACGAGCTGCTCGAGTCGGAGATCGCGTCCTACCACTCCCCCGGCACCTGCACCTTCTACGGCACCGCCAACTCCAACCAGCTGCTGATGGACGTCATGGGGCTGCACCTGCCCGGTGCCGCGTTCGTGCACCCCGACGAGCCGCTGCGCGCGGCCCTGACCGCCGAGGCCACCCGCCGGGTCAGCGAGATCGCGGGGGGCGACCGCTGCTACGGCATCGGCCAGGTCATCGACGAGAAGGCGGTCGTCAACGGCGTCGTCGCGCTGCTCGCGACCGGTGGCTCGACCAACCACACGATGCACCTGATCACGATGGCGGCGGCTGCGGGCGTCGCGCTCACGTGGGACGACTTCGACGCCCTGTCGGCCGTGGTGCCGCTCGTCGCCCGGATCTACCCCAACGGCTCGGCCGACATCAACCACTTCCACGCCGCGGGTGGCACGCCCTACCTCGTCGGCACGCTGCTCGACGCGGGGCTGCTGCACGACGACGTGACGACGCTCATGGGGCCCGGGCTCGCGGCATACCGCAGCCGGCCGGTGCTGGGCGCCGACGGTGCGCTGGGCTGGGAGCCGGTCACCACCTCCGGCGACCTCGACGTGCTGCGGCCGGCGAGCGACCCCTTCGCGCCCGACGGGGGGCTGCGCATGCTGCGCGGGTCGCTCGGCTGCGCGGTCGTCAAGACCTCGTCGCTCTCGCCGGAGCACCGGGTGGTCGAGGCGCCGGCGCGGATCTTCTCCGACCAGGTCGGTTTCCTGCAGGCGTTCTCCCGGCGCGAGCTCGACCGCGACGTCGTCGTCGTCATCCGCGAGCAGGGGCCGTCGGCCAACGGCATGCCCGAGCTGCACTCGCTCACGCCCAGCCTGCAGGTGCTGCAGCGTCAGGGGCATGCCGTCGCGCTCGTGACCGACGGACGCATGAGCGGCGCGTCGGGCAGCATCCCGGCCGCCATCCACGTCACCCCCGAGTCGACCCACGGCGGGCCGATCTCGAAGGTGCGCGACGGAGACGTCATCCGCCTCGACACCCTCGCCGGCACCCTCGAGGTGCTGCTACCGGCCGCCGAGCTCGACGCCCGCGAGCCCGCCCGCCTCGAGCACCATGACGTATGGGGCACCGGCCGCGAGCTCTTCAGCGCGCTGCGCGCCGCGGTGGGCCGCGCCGACCAGGGCGCGCACGTCTTCGGCGCACCGGGGGGAACCGGCTTCGACCAGCCGCCCGCCGACCACCACACGCCCGACGGCGCCCCCCACACCACCGAGCTCGAGGAGATGGCCGAATGA
- the serS gene encoding serine--tRNA ligase → MIDIKLVRESPDVVRASQQARGEDPGLVDEILAADDRRRATLTDFEGKRAAQKSASKDIGALMGRAQKARKADADDADRLEQQAQHARTTAGHLSDEVKGLEEAADDAQRELDALVRRVGNVIVDGVPVGGEDDFTLRETVGAPRDFAAEGFEPLDHLALGERLGAIDMDRGAKVGGARFYFLTGVGARLELAILSMAVAQAVEAGFTPMITPALVRADVMAGAGFLDAHADEVYRLEADDLYLTGTSEVALAGYHADEIIDLDAGPKRYAGWSTCFRREAGSHGKDTRGIIRVHQFQKVEMFSYCRVEDAEAEHERLLQWEKDMLAKIEVPYRIIDTAAGDLGGPAARKYDCEAWVPTQGRYRELTSTSNCTTYQARRLGVRERDPSGKGTRTVATLNGTLGTTRWIVAILENHQQADGSVVVPQALRPFLGLDVLEPLR, encoded by the coding sequence ATGATCGACATCAAGCTCGTGCGCGAGTCCCCGGACGTCGTGCGGGCCTCGCAGCAGGCCCGCGGGGAGGACCCGGGCCTCGTCGACGAGATCCTCGCCGCCGACGACCGGCGGCGCGCGACGCTGACCGACTTCGAGGGCAAGCGGGCGGCGCAGAAGTCGGCGAGCAAGGACATCGGCGCGCTCATGGGCCGGGCCCAGAAGGCCCGCAAGGCCGACGCCGACGACGCCGACCGGCTCGAGCAGCAGGCCCAGCACGCGCGCACCACCGCCGGGCACCTGAGCGACGAGGTCAAGGGGCTCGAGGAGGCCGCCGACGACGCGCAGCGCGAGCTCGACGCGCTGGTGCGCCGGGTCGGCAACGTCATCGTCGACGGCGTGCCCGTCGGCGGCGAGGACGACTTCACCCTGCGCGAGACGGTCGGTGCGCCGCGCGACTTCGCCGCCGAGGGCTTCGAGCCGCTCGACCACCTCGCCCTCGGCGAGCGCCTCGGCGCCATCGACATGGACCGCGGGGCCAAGGTCGGCGGGGCTCGCTTCTACTTCCTCACCGGGGTGGGTGCCCGCCTCGAGCTGGCCATCCTGTCGATGGCGGTCGCCCAGGCCGTCGAGGCCGGCTTCACCCCGATGATCACCCCGGCCCTCGTGCGGGCCGACGTCATGGCCGGCGCCGGCTTCCTCGACGCCCACGCCGACGAGGTCTACCGCCTCGAGGCCGACGACCTCTACCTCACCGGCACCTCCGAGGTCGCCCTCGCCGGCTACCACGCCGACGAGATCATCGACCTCGACGCCGGCCCCAAGCGGTATGCCGGGTGGTCGACCTGCTTCCGCCGCGAGGCCGGGTCGCACGGCAAGGACACCCGCGGCATCATCCGGGTGCACCAGTTCCAGAAGGTCGAGATGTTCTCCTACTGCCGCGTCGAGGACGCCGAGGCCGAGCACGAGCGCCTCCTGCAGTGGGAGAAGGACATGCTCGCCAAGATCGAGGTCCCCTACCGCATCATCGACACGGCTGCGGGGGACCTCGGCGGGCCGGCGGCGCGCAAGTACGACTGCGAGGCCTGGGTGCCCACCCAGGGCCGCTACCGCGAGCTGACCTCGACGTCGAACTGCACGACCTACCAGGCGCGTCGGCTCGGCGTCCGCGAGCGCGACCCGTCGGGCAAGGGCACCCGCACGGTCGCGACCCTCAACGGCACGCTCGGCACGACACGCTGGATCGTCGCGATCCTCGAGAACCACCAGCAGGCCGACGGCTCGGTCGTGGTCCCGCAGGCCCTGCGGCCCTTCCTCGGGCTGGATGTGCTCGAGCCGCTGCGCTGA
- a CDS encoding VOC family protein gives MRVDHVSYAAEHDGVQATAERIGKLIGVAPVAGGVHPRFGTRNIVLPLAHERYVEVVECLDHPASDKAPFGQAVKARSAMGGGWLGWVVQVDDIASVEKRLGRQAVDGNRHRPDGVELRWRQIGIKGLMSDPQLPYYIQWADLGLHPSSGATTEVNIDSLQIAGDPQRVAEWLGLPASRTSTVIDFDFVAPRGTPGLLSVTFSTPDGPVVI, from the coding sequence ATGCGGGTCGATCACGTCTCCTACGCTGCCGAGCACGACGGTGTCCAGGCCACCGCTGAGCGGATTGGAAAGCTCATCGGGGTCGCGCCGGTCGCCGGTGGCGTCCACCCGCGCTTCGGCACCCGCAACATCGTGCTCCCGCTCGCTCACGAGCGCTACGTCGAGGTCGTCGAGTGCCTCGACCACCCCGCGTCCGACAAGGCGCCCTTCGGTCAGGCGGTCAAGGCCCGCTCGGCGATGGGCGGCGGCTGGCTCGGCTGGGTCGTGCAGGTCGACGACATCGCCTCGGTCGAGAAGCGGCTCGGCCGCCAGGCCGTCGACGGCAACCGGCACCGCCCCGACGGGGTCGAGCTGCGGTGGCGTCAGATCGGCATCAAGGGCCTGATGAGCGACCCCCAGCTGCCTTACTACATCCAGTGGGCCGACCTGGGCCTCCACCCGTCGAGCGGGGCGACAACCGAGGTCAACATCGACTCGCTCCAGATCGCCGGCGACCCCCAGCGTGTCGCCGAGTGGCTGGGGCTCCCGGCGAGCCGGACCTCGACGGTCATCGACTTCGACTTCGTCGCCCCGCGCGGCACCCCCGGGCTGCTGTCCGTGACGTTCTCCACCCCCGACGGGCCCGTCGTCATCTGA
- a CDS encoding diacylglycerol kinase family protein, with protein sequence MLDNPWFWVAAAIVVVALVAVLLDARRSSSGGHRGVAGLRRRPHRNDFRPDGAEALPPPEPLRRAAVVANPTKFADLGSVRLRVTTMMLAEGLGEPLWFETTAQDPGTGQARRALAEGAVLVCALGGDGTVRAVAEALVGSDIPMGLLPGGTGNLFARNLDLPVDSLERALVVALTGQNHRVDVGRLHVTREEGGVPEQVLFLVMAGLGLDAQIMADTPEALKARVGGAAYFVTGARSLVGQAFKVRLRLGGETPVTRRTRTVIIGNVGRLLGGLRLMPDARVDDGLLDVVVISPRGPMGWASVATKLATRSRRGHALVDHHAAAEIEVTVDHPEEVQVDGDTIGPAHSIRAVADHLALVVRMAPRP encoded by the coding sequence GTGCTCGACAACCCGTGGTTCTGGGTGGCGGCGGCAATCGTCGTCGTCGCCCTCGTCGCTGTGCTCCTCGACGCTCGCAGGAGCAGCAGCGGGGGGCACAGAGGGGTCGCCGGCCTGCGCCGTCGGCCGCACCGCAACGACTTCCGTCCCGACGGGGCCGAGGCCCTTCCACCCCCCGAGCCGCTGCGCCGGGCCGCCGTCGTCGCCAACCCGACGAAGTTCGCCGACCTCGGGTCCGTCCGTCTGCGGGTGACCACGATGATGCTCGCCGAGGGCCTGGGTGAGCCGCTGTGGTTCGAGACGACGGCGCAGGACCCGGGCACCGGGCAGGCCCGCCGGGCCCTGGCCGAGGGCGCGGTCCTCGTGTGCGCCCTCGGCGGGGACGGCACGGTGCGGGCCGTCGCCGAGGCCCTCGTGGGCAGCGACATCCCCATGGGCCTGCTGCCCGGCGGCACAGGCAACCTCTTCGCGCGCAACCTCGACCTGCCCGTCGACTCGCTGGAACGCGCGCTCGTCGTGGCCCTCACCGGGCAGAACCACCGGGTCGACGTCGGTCGCCTGCACGTCACGCGTGAGGAGGGCGGAGTGCCCGAGCAGGTGCTCTTCCTCGTGATGGCTGGGCTGGGGCTCGACGCGCAGATCATGGCCGACACGCCTGAGGCGCTCAAGGCCAGGGTGGGGGGCGCCGCCTACTTCGTCACCGGGGCGCGCAGCCTCGTCGGCCAGGCCTTCAAGGTGCGGCTGCGCCTCGGCGGCGAGACACCCGTCACCCGGCGCACCCGCACCGTGATCATCGGCAACGTCGGGCGACTGCTCGGCGGGCTGCGGCTGATGCCCGACGCCCGCGTCGACGACGGCCTGCTCGACGTCGTCGTGATCTCCCCCCGGGGCCCGATGGGCTGGGCGTCGGTGGCCACCAAGCTCGCCACCCGCAGCCGTCGCGGTCACGCCCTCGTCGACCACCACGCGGCCGCCGAGATCGAGGTGACCGTCGACCACCCCGAGGAGGTGCAGGTCGACGGCGACACCATCGGCCCGGCGCACTCGATCAGGGCGGTGGCCGACCACCTCGCCCTCGTGGTCCGGATGGCGCCCCGCCCGTGA
- a CDS encoding HAD hydrolase family protein produces MTVRKLVAIDIDGTTVTHEGALSPRVAQAVTSVVQAGHHLTIATGRSIVATMPIVHQLGLREGYAVCSNGAVTIRLAPGTTSGYEVTDTVTFDPRPALSLLREAIPDALVAVEDIGVGFKVSSPFPDGELGGEQVVVSWDEIVGRPATRVTLRKPEGDPGEFMAQVEAAGLHGVSYAVGWTAWLDINPEGVTKGSALELLRRLMQVEPGDTVAVGDQRNDIEMLQWAARGVAMGNAPAEVQAVADEVTADVDDDGLALVLESLLADPR; encoded by the coding sequence GTGACCGTGCGCAAGCTCGTCGCCATCGACATCGACGGCACCACGGTCACCCACGAGGGTGCGCTGTCGCCGCGGGTCGCGCAGGCGGTGACGTCGGTCGTGCAGGCCGGTCACCACCTCACGATCGCCACCGGTCGCTCGATCGTCGCGACGATGCCGATCGTGCACCAGCTCGGCCTGCGCGAGGGCTACGCCGTGTGCTCCAACGGCGCCGTCACCATCCGTCTCGCCCCGGGCACGACCAGCGGGTACGAGGTCACCGACACGGTGACCTTCGACCCGCGTCCCGCGCTCTCGCTGCTGCGTGAGGCCATTCCCGACGCGCTCGTCGCGGTCGAGGACATCGGCGTGGGCTTCAAGGTCAGCTCGCCCTTCCCCGACGGCGAGCTCGGTGGCGAGCAGGTGGTGGTGTCGTGGGACGAGATCGTCGGGCGTCCGGCGACCCGCGTGACCCTGCGCAAGCCCGAGGGTGACCCGGGGGAGTTCATGGCCCAGGTCGAGGCGGCCGGCCTGCACGGCGTCTCCTACGCCGTGGGCTGGACCGCGTGGCTCGACATCAACCCCGAGGGTGTGACCAAGGGGTCGGCGCTCGAGCTGCTGCGGCGCCTGATGCAGGTCGAGCCCGGGGACACCGTCGCCGTCGGCGACCAGCGCAACGACATCGAGATGCTCCAGTGGGCGGCGCGGGGGGTCGCCATGGGCAACGCCCCGGCGGAGGTGCAGGCGGTGGCCGACGAGGTCACGGCCGACGTCGACGACGACGGGCTCGCGCTCGTGCTCGAGTCGCTGCTGGCAGACCCCCGGTAG
- a CDS encoding histone-like nucleoid-structuring protein Lsr2, giving the protein MAQRTIVTVTDDLDGGDGAETVTFSFKETVWTVDLSSRNQQRLLKALEPFINAGTLVSRPPARLPRG; this is encoded by the coding sequence ATGGCCCAGCGAACGATCGTGACCGTGACCGACGACCTCGACGGCGGCGACGGCGCTGAGACCGTCACCTTCTCCTTCAAGGAGACGGTGTGGACGGTCGATCTCTCCAGCCGCAACCAGCAGCGGCTGCTCAAGGCGCTCGAGCCCTTCATCAACGCGGGCACCCTGGTCTCCCGCCCGCCGGCGAGGCTCCCTAGGGGTTGA
- a CDS encoding DinB family protein gives MSDLPPVFDELYTCSRCGLDYESVTVGGAVRLVDAVVAELPGILGQLPTGALRRRPTPMEWSPIEYACHVRDVLAANTVRLHRGLHEDVPALAPLYADLRATRFDYRAASIEAVVEGLRAHAKGFAAEVAAVPTPDWERQVMRRDGSRAQVRTLRWLARQAAHESVHHRNDIVRAGSDDA, from the coding sequence GTGAGCGACCTGCCGCCCGTCTTCGACGAGCTCTACACGTGCTCGCGGTGTGGCCTCGACTACGAGAGCGTCACGGTCGGCGGTGCGGTGCGCCTGGTCGACGCCGTGGTGGCCGAGCTGCCCGGTATCCTCGGGCAGCTGCCGACGGGCGCCCTGCGCCGCCGCCCCACCCCGATGGAGTGGTCGCCGATCGAGTACGCCTGCCACGTGCGCGACGTGCTGGCCGCCAACACGGTGCGGCTGCACCGCGGCCTCCACGAGGACGTCCCCGCCCTCGCCCCCCTGTATGCCGACCTGCGCGCCACCCGCTTCGACTACCGCGCGGCGTCGATCGAAGCCGTGGTGGAGGGGCTGCGCGCGCACGCCAAGGGCTTCGCGGCCGAGGTCGCCGCAGTCCCGACGCCGGACTGGGAGCGGCAGGTCATGCGCCGCGACGGCTCGCGGGCGCAGGTGCGCACGCTGCGCTGGCTCGCCCGGCAGGCGGCCCACGAGTCCGTGCACCACCGCAACGACATCGTGCGGGCCGGGAGCGACGACGCCTGA